In Theobroma cacao cultivar B97-61/B2 chromosome 7, Criollo_cocoa_genome_V2, whole genome shotgun sequence, the genomic window tggaaaacataataaaatactattcGCATTTAAGCTAAAAGAAGAACCCCATAACTATGATCATTATACATCACAGTAAAACACTTTTAATAGAAAATGGTTAAGAAAAGTGTATAAGGAAACGAAAGCAAAACCAACCAGTGGTCCTGTTGTGTATATATGATTTTCCTTCAACTGCAACACTGCAAGATCCTCCTTACTGCCAGAGCTTCCAGAGGTCGCTGATGGGACAGATATATTGAAACCAAGAGGTGGAGAAGTCAATGGACCGTAGCCAGATGGGATTGTGAGGTGAGCAGGATTTCCTGCATTAGTTCCAGGCTTGAACTGCGGAAGAGGGAATTTGACCCCAGGTGCAGCTGCCCCAGGTGGCATGTATACATTGCCAGTTGAAGGCTGCTGGGGGAGCCCACTGGGGTTTAAATATTGTTGCATCGGATGCATATAAAAAGGTGGAAGATAGTGGGGATAAGGAAAGTAATTAGGGGGAAATGGCTGCCTGAAAAGGTGAACTGCTTGTGGGGCTGCAGCAACAGAGCTCTGAACAGGTGGTGTTGAACTGCCAGATGGAGCTGGAGAATTCCCACTCTACAAATTGGACAAATTAAGTTTAAGAAGCACATAATTATAATAGCATAAAGCATAGGCCAACATTTGATGTTAATAtgacaaaacaaaagaatacaaGTTAATTTTCTGAAGTTCACAGGGATGTATGATAACTTTTTCTCGTCCTATTCCACTCTACTTAAGCACTATAAACTATAAAATGATTTCAGTAATTGCGTATATAAACTATAAAAGACAGTAAGGGCTgaagaaaatacaaaaaaaggaaatgccAAGTACTAGAACTATTTTTTGAAAGCACACTATAAGCCACCTGAGAAGATGCAAAGGATTTTTAATATGTATGAATCATGGTGGGGTACCATAAccaattaaatcaataaaaatatgacAGTTGCGACAAAGAAGCAAGTGCTTACAGCAAAGTTTATAAGGCGAGAAGCATCAGGTGCCCGAGCGTCAGGTCCATCAAACTGTGCAAGGTGGCTTGCTGATGCTGGAATGAAACCAAACCCATAGCTTGGGACATTTGGAATGACACTCTGATTAACTTCTGGGTGCAAATGCATTTCTTGATTTGAATGGTTGCCTTTCACGTCTGCATCAGATGAAATATTGCCATCTGATTCTGGCACTTTCTCAAACTCAGAAGGAGATTGTGGTCGATCAGAATTATCCCCTTCCACAGCTGATAATATGCCTTGGCTACTGCATAAATCATAAAGGCCGAATAAGATCTAAAAtagtaagaaacaaaatagaTTACTAAGAACACTACATAAAGATCCCAAATACTCTAGCAGTATATATCAATAGCAAATTAGCTGCATTTATAACTAAGGACATTCATCCAAACGTGCTTTTCCTCAGTAATCCCACCAGAAGGTACAACAGATTAAttatttcttgtttgattCTTCAAAAAAGGTTGGATGACAAAACACTAGGGCTCCATTACCAGTCACCCCATGGCTCATCTAATAGCTTTAATAAGttacaaaagaaattaaaactaaCACACCAGCAACACCTCAAAACTAAATGTTAAGAtggaaaaaaatgatttctggAATCATTAGATACTTTCCAGCAGAAGACAAGTAATACATCagacaaaatataaatttggaTAAAAGTCAAAACTATAACGTCCACCAACCTGGAAGATGGCTCTCCAGCAGTTTCATCACTACCATGAGAAGTTTCAACAGGGCATGCAGAGTTAATCTCCACACTAGTGCTGTTATCATGTTTTGTTCCTTGTCCAAAACTAGCATCAAAACTTCCAAAAGTTAAGCCATTTTTTAATGCTTCAGAGACTTGGAAGTGGGTGGGAAAAGTAACATGTTGACCATTGGGAACATTTGAATCAGGAAGTAATTGAGAATTGTCTTCAACGGTGACAGCTGCAACCTCAGATGTGACCACTGTTTCAGGAACAAGTACCAAGTGAAATCTCCAATAAAATGTAAAACCACCAAAAAGTTCAGAAAGACAACCTTAAAGTATAAGATTTTTTACATCAATATCTAGGTAAAGGATGCTTCAAAAGCAGATAATATTAGAGaacaataaatgaataaattaccAACACTTATGCTTAGAATAAGAACTTAGTTATTATTGTtcaaaaagaagcaaaaacaTTAGAAAAAATAAGGCAGTCTAAAGTGCAACAAATGGGTGCAAAACCTAGAAACAGCTTGCAATGCaaagaagattaaaaaaagttaagcaAGATTTCCAAAGAATTTTTTATCCTTTCTCCCATAATACGAAGAAGGACAACAAACCCATGCACCACAACTACTATACCTACCAACTGCCAAAGTGAAGGGACTAAAAACAGAGGCCTCCCACACAAGaatttgcatttcaaaatagaATATTGTACATCAAAAGGAGGtaaaaaaaagagacaaaaaaaTACACAGCAATCACATAAAATGCTACATTTTATGGTATCCCAAATCATAAAAAAGAGGTAATACCTTGCAGTAAGGAGGGCTCTATGGTCTTGGGCTGCTGAACCTGTTCAGCAACCTTTGATTTGCTCAGGGCCTTCTTTCCAGGCATTGAGCTTGGAACCTCAGAGGCTGCTTTCTCAGTCTTAGATACATTAATATCATGGGAAACATGTTTGTTTCCTTGAGTATGGTTTACTTCAGCAGCTTCCTGTGGGTTTCCAATTTCACGTTTTATTGTACTCACAGCACCAGCATGACGGGACACGGTTGGTGCCAACACAGGATCTGCAGCAGATGAACAGACACCAGACACGGATGTTGAAGTGGCAGAAGTTGATGAGGGATTAGAATTTGATGTGGACTTCTCTTGATCTTTGATCAGAGAGCCAAAGGACTGAGCAGGAATGGGGGCAGGAGGTTCGGAGACAGCTGGTTGCACTGAAACAGTCACTAGCTTGTTTGCAAAAAAGCCATCTTTAGTTTCATTACTAGCACCACCTGCAGACAATTGGGATCCACGTTCATCACTGGAGCTCCCATTTGGTAAAGTTGTAGTGCCATTTGGTATAGCAGTAGATGTTCTGCAATAGAACGAAACAAAATTTAGGCTAAGATGTAACAGCATTCTCTAGAGGTAACCAATTAAGTCAGATTGAGATACAAAAAGTAATATCCTTATGCATATTTACTTTGTCGTCTGAGGTGCTGCATTACTTTTCGCTTTCTGAGAAACTGACAAAGGCATAGAACCCCTATCTGAGGTATGATTAACCCCATTCTCCCTTCGAGCGGATGCATTCCTTCCACCTCCAGCATCTTAAAGAACAACGCTTGTTAGATGAGCAACTTACAGATAAACAAGTTAAATTCATATATTGCCGCATACAtatgaaaaggaagaaaaaaaaacctcagAACTTTACCAGCTGATGTATAATATTTCCCCCGACTGCCCCGGCCCCCTCGTCCCTGTGTACCAGCTGTCTGCATCATATTAGCTGTCTGCATCAAAGAAGAATTGAGTTATAATTCACAATTCACTAAGCTAACTAAAGCAAAactcaatgaaaaaaaatccttcaaaACCAAATTTGAGTAAGCAATACTCTTAACACATTACATCAGTTcagtatatttttttctccttattGTGACACTGGCATAGTTGCTACCAAGCAAACACCAAACAGAATAAAGTATTATAGAACCAATAGTATCATTGAAAACCAAAATCATAACTGCAGTGGAAAACTTGTCTATAATTGGTAATCGCAAAGAATAGAAGatcaaaatgaagaaaaattctattttcaccagttggaaaggaaaagaacacTTGCCTCCTTTTTCCTAACGCGTTTTCTTTTCACCTCATGAAATGTATCTGCAAACCAAACAAATTAACAGCCATACTGTCAATAAGTAAATTGCGATATACATTAAGCAAAAACACAGTATGCACTTAACACAATCAGAAAATCCCTTAAAAAAGAAGCTTCATTCCACACATTTGCATGCATTTACCTTAAAGGCAGTGGTTTTTGCCTAAAAGAATCTTTTATCTATCATAGACCACCATAGCTAGGATGAAACGTTGAAACTTTAACTCTTAGAATATAGAATTGTTACTTTAAAAAAGATTATCAGATTATGCGGGTGAAAATTACTAGTAGTTATTAAAACCTCTAATCAAACGGACAAAGATTGGAAAAAAATTGGCAGAGTGCTACACAGGATAAATAAAGCTAAGCACACACATTattaaatatcttgaatttctttaatCTACTCCCTTTTCCCAGCAACCAAGAAACATCCAAACAGTGCAAACACTTTCCATTAGCAAAACAACCAAAATCAAGCCAAGCCCACCTCTCAAAATCCCAACTTTCTTCACTCTTCCAACACAAAGCACGAAACCAACAAACCAAACAATGCCCAATCCACTTTCCATTAGCAAAAGAACATGAGAAAGCAGCAAAACCCCACCCCTCAAAAATCCCAACTTTCTTCACTTCTTCAACACCAAACCCACACAGGAACAATAGATCATAAACCCACCAAACCCTCAGAAACcataaaaccctaaaaaagaagcaagaaaaacccttaaaaacacagctaagaaaacaaaaagtacCCAAGAAACCAAAAACATCAAAGTCTTGATTATTACCCAGATAAAGAAGCTTTTGGGCACTTTCATTAGGATCCATAGAGCACTCTTTGAGCACTGCATAGATTTCTTCATCGCTGTGTTGCTTCCCTGTGATCTCCCTTATGCTTTGGATCGTTTTCTTTGCATTGTCTGGGATCGAAACCCCTGACCCCTCACCTCCACGTCCACCACCGCCGCCGCCGCCACCTTTGCTGCTCATGGTAGCAAAGTGAGAAAAGAGAACAGAGAAATGGACAaaggagagaagaaagaaaacaaaggaaaaaaaaaaaacccgtAATGAATTGGTTATGTATTTATAGTTCTAATAAGTAGGGCATAATTCAAGATGAATaatagtgaaaaaaaaaagtatgctataaaatttttttgggtttttcttcttttttattgatgTTGATTAATGCTAAGAGAGAATAGTAGGGTTCTTGtctctatattatatatatatatatatatagaaagtGGGGGAAGTGAATACAGGCTCAAGGAAGCTAAATTCACCTATTGtggaaaaatttttttagtttagtttatttcttttttttttagagataTCTCAAAATAAAGTTCTTTCATTTatctaattcttttattttttatatagtacaactttatttttctataatttttttacttttttttattaaaaaatattaaagatttatattataaaataaatttttaaattataatagataattttaaaaattaaaatttagaaaaatatgaatatttaaagAAGGGACATTGAGTGAGTTTATTCTATAACATGTGCTTtgtagaaaattaatataattttttatatattcatgTAATATATGTTTCCATAATggtaaattttcttgaaaattcaaaggttcAAGAAATCAAAACCTAATAAAGAGATCAAGAAATAAAAACTATCGAGGAGGACATTCATTTTATGATCTATTAATTTTAAGAcgtcaatttcaattatcttaGTAAAAAAGTAAATAGAATTATAAATTAGATTGTTCGAAATACAAAAAGTAAACGTtgttcttttaattgtttatttcgAGTTAGTCAAATTGGATATATTGATAAAGTTTCTATATAAGGTCAAACTCATTATTGTGAGCTATAagtaagaataaaatttaaagacattcggattttatattgattcttattatatatgattatgattACACCTATAAGCTATATGTACAAGTgagtattaatttatttcaattgaATAAATACatcaaaatcaattgaattcGTTTATTTGTGGTTTGGTTTCGACTTTAATTAGTCACTTGATTTGATGTATTCAATcatttcaattgatttttaatttgaagtttacaatccaaattaattaaatttaagtcggttttgattatttaaatttaatgtatGATTTAACCAATTTGgttctttttcataaaaatttgattgtttcgggttttgaaatttaaaaaacggAATTGATCAAATGTTTTTGTTAGAAATGATTCGATTTAGTCAATTATGTtggttgatttttaattcaaagttTACGGTTAAATAGATCAAATTAGTCAAATTTAAGTCGATTTTGATTATTTCAGTTTTAGAATATGATTCAATTACTTTTTATGAAAGTTTGATTAATTTAGTGTTTGAAGGTTAAAAACCGaaccaacaaaatatttacattaaaattaatttgatttatttgattatcttaattgatttttaattcaaaatctaCAATTGaaacaatcaaatttaagtcaattttgattattttggaTTTAGAGTATGATTCGATCGATTcgatttttttcataaaaatttgattaatttggtgtttaaagttttaaaatcgAACCGATCAAATATTGAGATATAATTATACATTAATGTTTTCATTTGATAATTTAGACAAAGGCCCATAAATCCGATACCTTAAAGCCAATCCAGCCGACAGGACAACCCCGGACTTCAAACATGTCGCTATCCTGGAATCCTACGTGGCAGCCAGAGAAGTCGGTGGATATATATGTCCATTCCTCATTTATTCGGTGGCAAAACAGTCATTT contains:
- the LOC18593242 gene encoding GBF-interacting protein 1-like — protein: MSSKGGGGGGGGRGGEGSGVSIPDNAKKTIQSIREITGKQHSDEEIYAVLKECSMDPNESAQKLLYLDTFHEVKRKRVRKKETANMMQTAGTQGRGGRGSRGKYYTSADAGGGRNASARRENGVNHTSDRGSMPLSVSQKAKSNAAPQTTKTSTAIPNGTTTLPNGSSSDERGSQLSAGGASNETKDGFFANKLVTVSVQPAVSEPPAPIPAQSFGSLIKDQEKSTSNSNPSSTSATSTSVSGVCSSAADPVLAPTVSRHAGAVSTIKREIGNPQEAAEVNHTQGNKHVSHDINVSKTEKAASEVPSSMPGKKALSKSKVAEQVQQPKTIEPSLLQVVTSEVAAVTVEDNSQLLPDSNVPNGQHVTFPTHFQVSEALKNGLTFGSFDASFGQGTKHDNSTSVEINSACPVETSHGSDETAGEPSSSSQGILSAVEGDNSDRPQSPSEFEKVPESDGNISSDADVKGNHSNQEMHLHPEVNQSVIPNVPSYGFGFIPASASHLAQFDGPDARAPDASRLINFASGNSPAPSGSSTPPVQSSVAAAPQAVHLFRQPFPPNYFPYPHYLPPFYMHPMQQYLNPSGLPQQPSTGNVYMPPGAAAPGVKFPLPQFKPGTNAGNPAHLTIPSGYGPLTSPPLGFNISVPSATSGSSGSKEDLAVLQLKENHIYTTGPLNEGSALWMPAPGQDLSNLQVNSLYNLSLHGQQVPFSPAQAGHGAFAGLYQSPQTMAAPSNVNTLLQQSQAMAAAVETVGPPTGAYQQPQHAQINWNTNY